The stretch of DNA CTGGGCACCTCCCAAGCAGCGGTCTCACGTTCCATTGCGGCGCTGGAACACGCCCTGGGGCTTCGCATCCTGCAGCGGACCACGCGCAGCGTCGCCCCCACACCGGTGGGTGAACGGATCATTGCCCATGCCCGCAGCGTCTTGGCCGAACTGGCCCTGCTGGAGCGGGAGGCCCGTGACCATGGCAGCGAACTGCGGGTGAGCTACGCCTGGTCCGCGCTGGGCCGCCGCACCATTGCGCTGCAGCGCCAGTGGGAGGAGGTCCACCCCGAGGTGTCCCTGGTGTGGGTCCAATCCAGCGCCCCGTCCGGCGGCCTCGCCGACGGCTCGGCCGATGTTGCCGTCCTGCGCCGTTCCATCGCCGATGCCCGGTTTAGCTCGACGCCGATCGGAACCGAGGCGCGGTACGCCGCGGTGGCCAGCGGCGATCCCCTCTCCCGCCGGCGGTTCCTGCGGATGGCCGACTTCGCAGACCGGACCATCGCCGTCGACCGCCGCACCGGGACCACCAGCGAGGAGCTCTGGCCTGAGGGCTCCCGCCCCGCCGGGTTCCGGCTGGT from Pseudarthrobacter chlorophenolicus A6 encodes:
- a CDS encoding LysR family transcriptional regulator — translated: MNVELRYLRALVAVVDAETFTDAAIELGTSQAAVSRSIAALEHALGLRILQRTTRSVAPTPVGERIIAHARSVLAELALLEREARDHGSELRVSYAWSALGRRTIALQRQWEEVHPEVSLVWVQSSAPSGGLADGSADVAVLRRSIADARFSSTPIGTEARYAAVASGDPLSRRRFLRMADFADRTIAVDRRTGTTSEELWPEGSRPAGFRLVQGVDEWLTLISTGKALGMSSEATAAQNPRPGIAYRPVRDAPRIDVFLASWRDDPSPAVADFIRLARAAYALG